From Methylopila sp. M107, a single genomic window includes:
- a CDS encoding cobalt-precorrin-6A reductase: MRQLRRHAPDHDGSADPAQSRDAGRDDAPRILILGGSSDGFAAAETFMAAGYSVTTSFAGVTETRRAPVGIFRVGGFGGVSGLVAYLAVENIDLIVDATHPYATQIKANAREASILSGVPLVHVVRPAWTPEPGDDWRFAPDLATAAAMTPVTFGPCFLTVGRSKIAPFANRHDVRFLIRTVDPPAFAFDHPTTLIIQGRGPFSIDDERALFEKYGVGCLVTANSGGDGAAAKLAVARERGVPVVIVDRQPPPEGLVVTTATEALAVGRDLLAIRRA; encoded by the coding sequence ATCCCGCACAATCCCGTGACGCGGGCCGCGACGACGCGCCCCGCATCCTCATCCTCGGCGGATCCTCGGACGGCTTCGCGGCGGCCGAGACCTTTATGGCGGCGGGCTATTCGGTCACGACCTCCTTCGCCGGCGTCACCGAGACGCGTCGCGCGCCGGTCGGCATCTTCCGCGTCGGCGGATTCGGCGGCGTGTCGGGCCTCGTCGCCTATCTCGCGGTCGAGAACATCGACCTGATCGTCGACGCGACCCACCCTTACGCGACGCAGATCAAGGCCAACGCCCGCGAGGCCTCGATTCTCTCAGGCGTGCCGCTGGTCCATGTCGTGCGCCCGGCCTGGACGCCGGAACCCGGCGACGACTGGCGCTTCGCGCCGGACCTCGCGACGGCCGCGGCCATGACGCCCGTCACCTTCGGACCGTGCTTCCTCACCGTCGGGCGCAGCAAGATCGCGCCCTTCGCCAACCGCCACGACGTCCGGTTCCTGATCCGCACGGTCGATCCGCCGGCCTTCGCGTTCGATCACCCGACGACCCTGATCATCCAAGGCCGCGGACCGTTCTCGATCGACGACGAGCGGGCCTTGTTCGAGAAATACGGCGTCGGCTGCCTCGTCACGGCGAACAGCGGCGGCGACGGCGCGGCGGCGAAGCTTGCAGTCGCGCGGGAGCGCGGCGTGCCAGTGGTGATCGTCGACCGCCAGCCGCCGCCGGAGGGCCTCGTGGTCACGACGGCGACCGAAGCGCTCGCGGTCGGCCGGGACCTGCTCGCGATCAGGCGCGCGTGA
- a CDS encoding bifunctional cobalt-precorrin-7 (C(5))-methyltransferase/cobalt-precorrin-6B (C(15))-methyltransferase encodes MPPLASALPSTTPDSKPRAATRWLTVVGLGEDGFSGLGEQAREAISTADVLVGGERHLALASNDAASGAERHAWPSPMLPFLDVVAGWRGRNVVVLASGDPLLYGVAATLAALIDRDEILVLPAVSSVQLACAAMLWPVNRTAVVSACGRPVETLALELFDGARIVLLSADGGTPAKAAELLVGHGYGPSRVTVLERLGGASARALPFRADEVGGRSFDALNVVAIDAVAGPDAGLLSRAPGLPDDAYENDGQITRREIRALTLARLVPIPGALLWDIGGGSGSIGIEWMRAAPGARAIALEPRADRAARARGNAARLGVPGLDVREAAAPDGLAGLPRPDAVFFGGGATADKAIEIAWAALKPGGRLVANAVTLETEQLLFTARAAYGGDLVRLQATYADPVGRMTGWRPAMPVTQYAVTKLS; translated from the coding sequence ATGCCGCCCTTAGCCTCCGCCCTGCCCTCGACGACGCCCGATTCGAAACCACGCGCCGCGACGCGCTGGCTGACTGTCGTCGGCCTTGGCGAGGACGGGTTTTCGGGGCTCGGCGAACAGGCGCGCGAGGCGATATCGACTGCGGATGTGCTTGTGGGCGGCGAGCGCCATCTCGCGCTCGCCTCCAACGACGCGGCGTCGGGCGCGGAGCGACACGCCTGGCCGTCTCCGATGCTGCCTTTCCTCGACGTCGTCGCGGGCTGGCGTGGACGGAACGTCGTTGTGCTGGCGAGCGGCGATCCGCTGCTCTACGGCGTCGCGGCGACGTTGGCCGCGCTAATCGACCGGGACGAGATTCTGGTGCTGCCCGCCGTGTCCTCCGTCCAGCTCGCCTGCGCGGCGATGCTCTGGCCGGTGAACCGGACGGCCGTCGTCTCGGCCTGCGGACGCCCGGTCGAGACGCTCGCGCTCGAACTGTTCGACGGCGCGCGGATCGTCCTGCTGTCGGCGGACGGCGGCACGCCCGCCAAGGCCGCGGAACTGCTCGTCGGCCACGGATACGGGCCAAGCCGCGTCACCGTGCTGGAGCGGCTCGGCGGCGCCTCGGCGCGCGCCCTGCCCTTCCGGGCCGACGAAGTCGGCGGCCGAAGCTTCGACGCGCTCAACGTCGTGGCGATCGACGCCGTCGCCGGCCCCGACGCCGGGCTGCTGTCGCGCGCGCCGGGCCTTCCTGACGACGCTTACGAGAACGACGGCCAGATCACCCGCCGCGAGATCCGCGCGCTGACGCTGGCGCGGCTCGTTCCGATCCCCGGCGCGCTGCTCTGGGACATTGGCGGCGGCTCCGGATCGATCGGGATCGAATGGATGCGCGCCGCGCCCGGCGCCCGCGCGATTGCGCTGGAGCCTCGCGCCGACCGCGCCGCACGGGCGCGGGGGAACGCGGCGCGGCTCGGCGTTCCCGGCCTCGACGTCCGGGAGGCCGCCGCGCCCGACGGGCTCGCGGGCCTGCCGCGTCCGGACGCGGTGTTCTTCGGCGGCGGCGCGACCGCCGACAAGGCGATCGAGATCGCATGGGCGGCGCTCAAACCCGGCGGACGGCTGGTCGCCAACGCCGTCACGCTGGAGACCGAACAGCTTCTGTTCACGGCGCGCGCGGCCTATGGCGGCGATCTGGTGCGCCTGCAGGCGACCTACGCCGACCCTGTCGGGCGCATGACTGGGTGGCGGCCCGCAATGCCCGTCACGCAATACGCCGTCACGAAGCTCAGTTGA
- the cobM gene encoding precorrin-4 C(11)-methyltransferase, which produces MTVYFIGAGPGDPDLITVRGRDLIARCPVCLYAGSLVPGSVVAYAPEGARVIDTAPLSLHEIVAEFEAAHAAGLDVARVHSGDPSIYGATAEQFAALRTREIPFEIVPGVPAFAAAAARLGVELTVPEIAQTITLSRLAGRASSMPPAETLAAVAASRGTLVLHLAAKQLSRIVEELAPLYGADCPVALVARATWPDEAIVRGTLADIVEKAAPLGVERTALVIVGRALDGIGRATSALYAEDHGRHRKPGKTPIEDREV; this is translated from the coding sequence ATGACGGTCTATTTCATCGGGGCCGGGCCGGGCGATCCCGACCTCATCACGGTGCGCGGCCGCGACCTGATCGCGCGCTGCCCCGTCTGCCTCTACGCCGGGTCGCTGGTCCCAGGTTCCGTCGTGGCCTACGCGCCGGAGGGCGCCCGGGTGATCGACACCGCGCCTTTGTCGCTTCACGAGATCGTCGCCGAGTTCGAGGCCGCGCACGCCGCCGGCCTCGACGTCGCGCGCGTGCATTCGGGAGACCCGTCGATCTACGGCGCGACCGCCGAGCAGTTCGCGGCGCTGCGCACGCGCGAAATCCCGTTCGAGATCGTGCCCGGCGTGCCGGCCTTCGCGGCCGCCGCCGCACGCCTCGGCGTCGAGCTGACGGTTCCCGAGATCGCCCAGACGATCACGCTGAGCCGCCTCGCCGGCCGCGCCTCGTCCATGCCGCCGGCCGAGACGCTGGCCGCCGTCGCCGCGTCGCGCGGCACGCTGGTTCTGCACCTTGCGGCGAAGCAGCTGTCGCGCATCGTCGAAGAGCTGGCTCCGCTCTACGGGGCGGACTGCCCGGTCGCGCTCGTCGCGCGCGCGACATGGCCGGACGAGGCGATCGTGCGCGGCACGCTCGCCGACATCGTCGAAAAGGCTGCGCCGCTCGGCGTGGAGCGGACCGCGCTCGTGATCGTGGGCCGCGCGCTCGACGGAATCGGGCGCGCGACCAGCGCGCTCTACGCCGAGGATCACGGCCGGCATAGGAAGCCGGGGAAGACGCCGATAGAAGACCGAGAGGTCTGA
- the cobJ gene encoding precorrin-3B C(17)-methyltransferase, which yields MTRPAILAFNAAGASLALKAAGPIGAETFGLAGRAEGLDHTFDDAGAQVGELFRAGRPILGVCAAGILIRLLAPLLKDKRAEPPVLALSDDGEIVAPLLGGLTGGDALARKLAEALGATAAITGAGARRFGVVLEAPPEGYALANPQDAKSVTSELLAGAGARIEGRAPWLEAAALPLSDDGRVVLRVAAEAGAAPEGGLLYHPKILVAEFDRADVESLDRLDHALARLGLAPSSLALATAPDGAPLFHAFREKLAARSLPLRLIEGRIEGAGETHHEPGLRLHRFAEPVRPSAFGRAAGRVTVVGLGPGAKGWLAPEAAAALDRADDLVGYEGYLAMAPERPGQRRHGSDNRVEIERARAALALAAQGREVAVVSSGDSGVFGMAAAVMEAVAAEPARWPSVSIEVTPGISAMQAAASRLGAPLGHDFAVISLSDLLKPWETISARLEGAAGADFALALYNPASLRRRQQLVDALEIVRRHRAPATPVALARNIGRPGESLSVTTLGELDPAVVDMRTLILIGSSKTRVFARADGRSWMYTPRVYELDGHSVTLDEG from the coding sequence GTGACGCGCCCGGCGATCCTCGCGTTCAACGCGGCCGGAGCGAGCCTTGCGCTGAAGGCCGCGGGCCCGATCGGCGCGGAGACGTTCGGCCTCGCGGGCCGCGCGGAAGGGCTCGACCACACGTTTGACGACGCCGGCGCGCAGGTCGGCGAGCTGTTCCGCGCCGGCCGGCCGATCCTCGGCGTCTGCGCGGCCGGCATCCTGATCCGGCTGCTCGCGCCGCTGCTCAAGGACAAGCGCGCGGAGCCGCCGGTGCTGGCGCTTTCCGACGACGGCGAGATCGTCGCGCCGCTGCTCGGCGGCCTCACGGGCGGCGACGCGCTGGCCCGAAAGCTCGCCGAAGCGCTCGGGGCGACGGCCGCGATCACCGGCGCGGGCGCGCGCCGCTTCGGCGTGGTGCTGGAGGCGCCGCCCGAGGGCTATGCGCTTGCGAATCCGCAGGACGCCAAGTCGGTGACGTCGGAACTGCTGGCCGGCGCGGGCGCGCGGATCGAGGGGCGAGCTCCGTGGCTCGAGGCCGCCGCCCTGCCGCTGTCCGACGACGGCCGCGTCGTGCTGCGCGTCGCGGCGGAGGCCGGAGCGGCTCCCGAGGGCGGGCTGCTCTATCACCCGAAGATCCTGGTCGCGGAGTTCGACCGCGCCGATGTCGAGAGCCTCGACCGGCTCGACCACGCGCTGGCGCGGCTCGGCCTCGCGCCGTCGTCGCTCGCGCTTGCGACCGCGCCGGACGGCGCGCCGCTGTTTCACGCGTTCCGCGAAAAGCTCGCCGCCAGGTCCTTGCCGCTCAGGCTGATCGAAGGCCGCATCGAAGGCGCCGGCGAGACGCATCACGAACCGGGTCTGCGCCTGCACCGCTTCGCGGAGCCTGTCCGGCCTTCGGCCTTCGGCAGGGCGGCCGGCCGCGTGACGGTGGTGGGCCTCGGCCCCGGCGCCAAGGGCTGGCTCGCGCCGGAGGCTGCCGCAGCGCTCGACCGCGCCGACGATCTTGTCGGCTACGAGGGCTATCTCGCAATGGCGCCGGAGCGCCCCGGCCAGCGCCGCCACGGCTCCGACAACCGCGTCGAGATCGAGCGCGCGCGCGCAGCCCTTGCGCTCGCAGCGCAGGGCCGCGAGGTCGCTGTCGTCTCGTCCGGCGACAGCGGCGTGTTCGGCATGGCGGCCGCCGTAATGGAGGCGGTCGCGGCGGAGCCCGCGCGCTGGCCGAGCGTCTCGATCGAGGTCACGCCCGGCATCTCCGCCATGCAGGCCGCGGCCTCCCGGCTCGGCGCGCCGCTCGGCCACGATTTCGCGGTGATCTCGCTCTCCGATCTGCTGAAGCCATGGGAGACGATCTCGGCGCGTCTCGAAGGCGCGGCGGGCGCCGATTTCGCGCTTGCGCTCTACAATCCGGCGTCGCTGCGCCGCCGCCAGCAGCTCGTCGACGCGCTGGAGATCGTCCGCCGCCACCGTGCGCCCGCGACGCCCGTCGCGCTCGCGCGCAACATCGGCCGACCGGGCGAAAGCCTCAGCGTCACCACGCTCGGGGAGCTCGACCCGGCGGTCGTCGACATGCGGACGCTGATCCTGATCGGCTCGTCCAAGACCCGCGTCTTCGCCCGCGCGGACGGGCGCTCGTGGATGTACACCCCGCGCGTCTACGAGCTCGACGGGCATTCGGTGACGCTGGACGAAGGGTGA
- a CDS encoding precorrin-2 C(20)-methyltransferase: protein MTPGRFSGVGVGPGDPELLTLKAVRLIGEADVVAYPAAKAGNGVALTAARPHIRDDQELLALVYPVTASPEADLPSYPQVMRDFYDRSAEEIARKLDAGKNVCVLCEGDPFFYGSFIYWHDRLKDRYDTTVTPGVSSVMAGPVALGVPLCLRKDTVTVIPGTLSPEELLRRIRAADAAVVMKLGRTFEKVRTALSEAGVLDRAFYVERASQSRQRVLPAAEVDATTVPYFSIIVVPGPERP from the coding sequence ATGACGCCGGGACGCTTCTCCGGCGTCGGCGTCGGGCCCGGCGATCCGGAGCTCCTGACCCTGAAGGCCGTCCGCCTGATCGGCGAGGCCGACGTCGTCGCCTATCCGGCCGCGAAGGCCGGCAACGGCGTCGCGCTCACGGCGGCGCGCCCGCACATCCGCGACGACCAGGAGCTGCTGGCGCTGGTCTATCCGGTGACCGCGAGCCCCGAGGCGGACCTGCCGTCCTATCCGCAGGTGATGCGCGACTTCTACGACCGCAGCGCCGAGGAGATCGCCCGGAAGCTCGACGCCGGCAAGAATGTCTGCGTGCTGTGCGAGGGCGACCCGTTCTTCTACGGCTCCTTCATCTACTGGCACGACCGCCTGAAGGACCGCTACGACACCACCGTCACGCCCGGCGTCTCCTCAGTCATGGCCGGGCCCGTCGCGCTCGGCGTGCCGCTCTGCCTGCGCAAGGACACCGTGACGGTGATCCCCGGCACGCTGTCGCCGGAAGAGCTGCTGCGCCGCATCCGCGCCGCGGACGCGGCCGTCGTGATGAAGCTCGGGCGCACCTTCGAGAAGGTCCGGACCGCGCTGTCGGAGGCCGGCGTGCTCGACCGCGCCTTCTATGTCGAGCGCGCCAGCCAGTCGCGCCAGCGCGTGCTGCCGGCCGCGGAAGTCGACGCGACGACGGTGCCGTATTTCTCGATCATTGTCGTGCCCGGACCCGAGCGACCGTGA
- a CDS encoding precorrin-8X methylmutase translates to MMDYVKDGAEIYRRSFATIRAEAALDELPDDVSRVVVRMIHACGMTDLAGEVRYSPDVVASARAALNRGAPVLCDAKMVASGITRARLPGANEILCTLDAPVTPGLAEKLGTTRSAAAVELWRDRLEGAVVAIGNAPTTLFHLLERLDAGWPKPAAILGLPVGFIGAAESKDELARNPRGVPYLTLLGRRGGSAMAVAAVNAVASERE, encoded by the coding sequence TTGATGGACTATGTGAAGGACGGCGCGGAGATCTATCGCAGATCGTTTGCGACGATCCGCGCGGAAGCTGCGCTCGACGAACTGCCCGACGACGTCTCGCGCGTCGTGGTGCGGATGATCCACGCCTGCGGCATGACGGATCTCGCAGGCGAGGTGCGCTATTCGCCCGATGTCGTCGCGTCCGCCCGCGCGGCGCTGAACCGTGGCGCGCCGGTGCTATGCGACGCCAAGATGGTCGCGTCCGGCATCACCCGCGCACGGCTGCCGGGCGCAAACGAGATTCTCTGCACGCTCGACGCGCCGGTGACCCCGGGCCTCGCGGAAAAGCTCGGAACGACCCGTTCGGCCGCCGCCGTCGAGCTGTGGCGCGACCGGCTCGAAGGCGCGGTGGTTGCGATTGGCAACGCGCCCACCACGCTGTTCCATCTGCTCGAAAGGCTCGACGCCGGCTGGCCGAAGCCCGCCGCGATCCTCGGCCTGCCGGTCGGGTTCATCGGCGCGGCGGAATCGAAGGACGAGCTGGCGCGGAACCCGCGCGGCGTTCCCTATCTCACTTTGCTCGGCCGCCGCGGCGGCAGCGCGATGGCGGTCGCGGCGGTCAACGCCGTGGCGAGCGAGCGCGAATGA
- a CDS encoding transglutaminase-like domain-containing protein: protein MHRRTVLKTGAAALGVMALGRSAFAEEAASFAPKPGAWRHFEIRTRVELVSSKGEARVWIPTPSFSADDWTKPGESKFEGNADKADLQSGPVGMVLAEWKGGAEAPRIEVVSRVSTRDRDASESGAGGKLSDADRAAYLAGTKLIPTDGVVAKTSEKIVGSETNDRAKAKAIYEWVVENTHRDAKVRGCGLGDIATMLESGNLGGKCADINALYVGLARAAGLPARDVYGIRVAPSKFGYKSLGANSETITKSQHCRAEVWLDGAGWFPVDPADVRKVVLEEPPTKLAIDDPKVVAARKALFGSWETNWLAYNDAHDVKLPGSQGASLGFFMYPQAETVAGLLDCLDPDNFKYSITAREVTA from the coding sequence ATGCATCGTCGTACGGTACTGAAGACGGGCGCCGCCGCGCTCGGCGTGATGGCGCTCGGGCGCTCGGCCTTCGCGGAGGAGGCCGCGAGCTTCGCGCCAAAACCCGGCGCGTGGCGCCATTTCGAGATCCGCACGCGGGTCGAGCTGGTCTCGTCGAAGGGCGAGGCGCGCGTCTGGATCCCGACGCCGAGCTTTTCCGCGGACGACTGGACCAAGCCCGGCGAGAGCAAGTTCGAGGGCAACGCCGACAAGGCGGATCTGCAGTCCGGCCCGGTCGGCATGGTGCTGGCCGAGTGGAAGGGCGGCGCCGAGGCGCCCCGGATCGAGGTTGTGAGCCGCGTCTCGACGCGTGATCGCGACGCGAGCGAAAGCGGGGCCGGAGGCAAGCTCTCCGACGCAGACCGCGCCGCCTATCTCGCCGGCACCAAGCTCATCCCGACAGACGGCGTCGTGGCGAAGACCTCCGAGAAGATCGTGGGCTCCGAGACGAACGATCGCGCCAAGGCGAAGGCGATCTACGAATGGGTCGTCGAAAACACCCATCGCGACGCGAAGGTCCGCGGCTGCGGCCTCGGCGACATCGCGACCATGCTCGAAAGCGGCAATTTGGGTGGCAAATGCGCCGACATCAACGCGCTCTATGTCGGGCTCGCCCGCGCGGCGGGGCTACCGGCGCGCGATGTCTACGGCATCCGCGTGGCGCCCTCGAAGTTCGGCTACAAGAGCCTTGGGGCGAACAGCGAGACCATCACCAAGTCGCAGCATTGCCGCGCCGAAGTGTGGCTCGACGGGGCGGGGTGGTTCCCGGTCGATCCGGCGGACGTGCGCAAGGTCGTTCTGGAGGAGCCGCCGACCAAGCTCGCGATCGACGACCCGAAGGTGGTCGCGGCCCGCAAGGCGCTGTTCGGTTCGTGGGAGACCAACTGGCTCGCCTATAACGACGCCCATGACGTCAAGCTGCCGGGATCGCAAGGAGCGTCGCTCGGCTTCTTCATGTATCCGCAGGCCGAGACGGTGGCGGGGCTGCTCGACTGCCTCGACCCGGACAACTTCAAATATTCGATCACCGCGCGGGAGGTGACCGCGTAG
- a CDS encoding TlpA disulfide reductase family protein: MPATGPTRPGFPRTRIALGAIVAALLAPPAAATEFGALAPFLSAPSGPVQAKSLDGAPLTISPEPGRVTLVHFFASWCEPCKDELPSLAAFAKARSDTIRFIGVNVAEPASRAKTFAARFDLPGAVALDEDKTITTAFHVRGLPATVVLSPDGRTALAAAGPLDWTSPKLAETLDGLAR, translated from the coding sequence GTGCCGGCGACCGGACCGACAAGACCCGGATTTCCCAGAACGCGCATCGCGCTTGGCGCGATCGTCGCCGCTCTGCTGGCGCCGCCCGCCGCCGCGACCGAGTTCGGCGCGCTCGCCCCGTTCCTCAGCGCGCCCTCGGGGCCGGTTCAGGCGAAGTCCCTCGACGGCGCCCCGCTGACGATCTCGCCGGAACCCGGCCGCGTCACGCTGGTGCATTTCTTCGCGAGCTGGTGCGAGCCCTGCAAGGACGAGCTGCCCTCGCTCGCGGCCTTCGCGAAGGCGCGGAGCGACACGATCCGCTTCATTGGCGTCAACGTCGCGGAGCCCGCCTCGCGGGCGAAGACGTTCGCGGCGCGGTTCGACCTGCCGGGCGCAGTCGCGCTCGACGAGGACAAGACGATCACGACCGCTTTTCACGTCCGCGGCCTGCCCGCGACGGTCGTCCTGTCGCCGGACGGCAGGACCGCGCTTGCAGCCGCCGGCCCGCTCGACTGGACGTCGCCCAAACTCGCCGAGACCCTCGACGGTCTCGCGCGCTAA
- a CDS encoding RDD family protein, with amino-acid sequence MTTSSPLYPTAIPPRELIDPLVDPRLYEGVLSRRVLAFCVDFTIVATLTVIAIPIVGVIGLLTLGLGWLVYPFLFQAIAILYSGATLGGDKAATWGMRLTGLTSRLWHGAKPGFMIAAAHVIFLYMSITFLTPFILIVGLLTRRKQLLHDLVLGTLFIDKGALEGRG; translated from the coding sequence ATGACGACCTCCAGCCCGCTCTACCCGACCGCGATCCCGCCGCGCGAGCTGATCGACCCGCTGGTCGACCCGCGCCTTTACGAGGGCGTGCTGAGCCGCCGGGTGCTCGCCTTCTGCGTCGACTTCACCATCGTCGCGACGTTGACCGTGATCGCGATCCCGATCGTCGGCGTGATCGGGCTGCTGACGCTCGGTCTCGGCTGGCTGGTCTATCCGTTCCTGTTCCAGGCGATCGCGATCCTCTATTCCGGCGCGACGCTCGGCGGCGACAAGGCGGCGACCTGGGGCATGCGGCTGACGGGCTTGACCTCGCGGCTCTGGCACGGCGCCAAGCCCGGCTTCATGATCGCGGCCGCGCACGTCATCTTCCTCTACATGTCCATCACGTTCCTGACGCCGTTCATCCTGATCGTTGGGCTTCTGACGCGCCGCAAGCAGCTGCTGCACGACCTCGTGCTCGGCACGCTGTTCATCGACAAGGGAGCGCTCGAAGGCCGCGGCTGA